CCGGCGCAGCATGAAGGGGCGAATGCGCCGAGCGAGTAGATTGCTGCGCACGCTATCGCCGTTTTTCTCAATCGGGGTACGCCAGCGCTTCGTGAAATCTTTCTGGCTCCCGAGGAACCCAGGGAGTAGAAAATCGAACTGCGACCACAATTCGCCGAGGTGATTTTCAAGTGGCGTGCCGGTCAGACACAGGCGGTGCCGCGCCCGCAGTTCGCGGATGGTCGCCGCCGCTTTGGTGGTGGCGTTCTTGACGTACTGGGCCTCGTCGAGGATCAGCAGGTGATAGTCATGCTCGGCGAGGATAGCCTGATCGCGCCACAGCAGCGCATAGGTCGTCAGGATGAGATCGTGTTCTCCAATCTGATCGAAACGATCCTTACGCTGGGACCCATTCAAATCCAGCACCTTCAGATCCGGCGTAAAGCGACGGGCTTCCTCGCGCCAGTTGTGGACCAGGGTAGTGGGCACAACAATCAGCGCGGGCCGGTCAAGGCGACCGGCCTCCTTTTCTGCGAGCACGTGTGCCAGCGTCTGCACGGTCTTGCCGAGGCCCATGTCGTCGGCGAGTACACCCGCTAAATTGTGTTCGCGCAGGAATTGCATCCAGCTCAGGCCTTGATGCTGATAGGCACGTAGTTCAGCACGCAGGCCTCTTGGCACCGGTGCCTCGGTTAAGCCAGGTCCCGCTTGCAGGCGTTGCGCCAGTTGGCGGATCGAGGCATCGCCTTGGAACTGCCAGCGGCCCGTAGCATTCAATGCTTCTAGGCGAGCGGCGTCGAGTTCCGAGATGCGCAGGGAGCCGTCGCCGACGGTGTCGAACAGGTCGACCAGCACCCGCACAACGGGCTTGAGCCGGTCCGCACGCAGGCGCAGCCGTTCGCCCTGATCGGTTTTGAGTTCAATCGCTTCGTCATCGGCAATGCTGTCGAGTTCGCCCGACAGCCAGCGCCGGTCGCGCCGGAACAACTCAGCCAGCAGCGGCTCCAGGCGCACCGCGCGATCGCCCACCGTGATGCCCATTTCCAGATCAAACCAACCATCGCCGGCATGACGTACCATCCCGTCAATGTCATCGATCTCGATCACATTGAACCGAAACGCCGCTCCCATGGTGACCCGCCAGCCGTTGCTGCGCAGCACGGGCAGAGACTCATTCACGAAGACGGGCCATGCCTGGGGCTCCGGCAACCCGAGCATCGCCTCAGCAAAGGGCTGCGGCCCATAGCCGGGGGAGACCTTCTGTAGTCCGGTCTTGCGCAGTTCGAGCAAGCGCTGTTTTTCAGCATGGGGGCGGCGTTTGACCTGGGTCACGTCGCCATTGGGCGCGACGAATAGCGATTTGCTGTTGTCCGCATTGACGCTCACGCCGTCGTAGTCAAAGCTGAGCGTGGCGAAATCGAACGCATGCGCCTGAGGGTCATATTTGCGGGGGTCGCGACTGCTAAAGCCCGACGAATACAAAGGCCGCGTATCGAGTGACAGAACCGGTACAGGCTCGGTATCGATCACGCGAATCGCTGACGTATCGTGCGCCGGCGGCAACGGCAGATCCGGTGCGCTCTCGCGCAGCACCGCAGCCACGAGTGGGGCTTCGGCCAGCGAGATCGGCGGCATCGACAGATAATCCCGCAGCGCTCCCAACGACATTGACAATTGCACGATGCCCGCTTCACCGGTCTGTGTGTCGACATACCACGCGGGTTCCGTCGCGATGACCATGGTGGCGTTCGGCTCGGTGCGTATCATCGGCCGCACGCGCTCGTCGGCCTGCGTCTGCCACGAGATCTGGCCTGGCCGTTCAATCCCCTGGACGAGTGCGGGACCCATTGCTGATAAATCCAGCTGCATATACGAGGTTTGCGCTGCCTTGTGCTCAACAAAGAAGCGCCCGCTCGCCACCAGCTTCGACAGGGCGTCGGCACCGTTTGTGCCCTGCAACGCGAAGGCCCCGTAATCTTCACGGGATCGTCCCAGCCATAATCCGCGCAGCAGTATCAGGTCGGCGGCGGTGACAAATTTGGACGGTTTGATGAGGGTGGCCTCAACGTTGTTCCATGACTCGGCGCGCGCGCCGAGCGTGCCGTTCTTGCTTAAGCCCGCCTTGTAGATCTGAACCTCGTGACGCTGACGATAGTCCACCCAGACCAGCACATAGGCGAGCGCCTGCGTGGGCCTGGCTGCGGCCTTCTTCGCGCTGGTCACCGCCGCTGCACGCTGGGCGCGGAAGGTCTCCAGCCAGCTCACGAGTTCGGGACGCACGCTGGGTGTCGCCACGCGTGTCGCATCGGGTGTGGGGCCGGGCATATTTTCGAGCCCCGCGAGAAGTAGCGCCGCCGCATGTTTGCAGTCAAAGCCGACGGGACAGGTGCATT
Above is a window of Caballeronia sp. SBC1 DNA encoding:
- a CDS encoding DEAD/DEAH box helicase, with protein sequence MSSVFYDRAQITDWLGSHTVAKGREYAQSVSGLRWRDHRLSGKVKGSAWHPYETDVHFYESEEGLWIESECTCPVGFDCKHAAALLLAGLENMPGPTPDATRVATPSVRPELVSWLETFRAQRAAAVTSAKKAAARPTQALAYVLVWVDYRQRHEVQIYKAGLSKNGTLGARAESWNNVEATLIKPSKFVTAADLILLRGLWLGRSREDYGAFALQGTNGADALSKLVASGRFFVEHKAAQTSYMQLDLSAMGPALVQGIERPGQISWQTQADERVRPMIRTEPNATMVIATEPAWYVDTQTGEAGIVQLSMSLGALRDYLSMPPISLAEAPLVAAVLRESAPDLPLPPAHDTSAIRVIDTEPVPVLSLDTRPLYSSGFSSRDPRKYDPQAHAFDFATLSFDYDGVSVNADNSKSLFVAPNGDVTQVKRRPHAEKQRLLELRKTGLQKVSPGYGPQPFAEAMLGLPEPQAWPVFVNESLPVLRSNGWRVTMGAAFRFNVIEIDDIDGMVRHAGDGWFDLEMGITVGDRAVRLEPLLAELFRRDRRWLSGELDSIADDEAIELKTDQGERLRLRADRLKPVVRVLVDLFDTVGDGSLRISELDAARLEALNATGRWQFQGDASIRQLAQRLQAGPGLTEAPVPRGLRAELRAYQHQGLSWMQFLREHNLAGVLADDMGLGKTVQTLAHVLAEKEAGRLDRPALIVVPTTLVHNWREEARRFTPDLKVLDLNGSQRKDRFDQIGEHDLILTTYALLWRDQAILAEHDYHLLILDEAQYVKNATTKAAATIRELRARHRLCLTGTPLENHLGELWSQFDFLLPGFLGSQKDFTKRWRTPIEKNGDSVRSNLLARRIRPFMLRRRKDEVAKELPPKTIIVRTVDLEGAQRDLYETVRAAMHEKVRAAVTAKGLARSHIIVLEALLKLRQVCCDPRLVKLQRASSVKESAKLDLLLTMLPELIDEGRRVLLFSQFTGMLALICAALDKAAIPYVILTGDATDRVTPVQRFQQGEVPLFLISLKAGGVGLNLTAADTVIHYDPWWNPAAENQATDRAHRLGQDKPVFVYKLIAAGSIEEKIVALQEKKAQLADSILSEDAAGAVKFSDDDLEALFAPIPFTTPVSPAAKPRPATRTGT